The following proteins are co-located in the Bubalus bubalis isolate 160015118507 breed Murrah chromosome 23, NDDB_SH_1, whole genome shotgun sequence genome:
- the LOC102401698 gene encoding cytochrome c oxidase subunit 7B, mitochondrial-like has translation MFNLRMFSLAKNALSRLTVQSIQQAVAREIHQKRAPDFHDKYGNAVLASGATVCVAVWVYMATQIGIEWNPSPVGRVTPKEWREQ, from the coding sequence ATGTTCAACCTCAGGATGTTTTCCTTGGCCAAAAACGCACTAAGTCGTCTGACAGTTCAAAGCATTCAGCAAGCAGTGGCAAGGGAGATCCATCAAAAGCGGGCACCTGATTTCCATGACAAATATGGTAATGCTGTATTAGCTAGTGGAGCCACTGTCTGTGTTGCTGTATGGGTATATATGGCAACACAAATTGGAATAGAGTGGAACCCATCGCCTGTTGGCAGAGTCACCCCAAAGGAATGGAGAGAACAGTAA